In Solanum pennellii chromosome 3, SPENNV200, a single window of DNA contains:
- the LOC107012636 gene encoding 1-aminocyclopropane-1-carboxylate oxidase 1-like, with amino-acid sequence MASFDIPTIDVSPFFKSEENEGAKKKAIEQIREACVSYGFFQIVNHGIPSDLLSRTIDMYKTFFACSDEEKQCVPDNYLKSTPNSAETFEHLWFRFPFSGFNNCRSITPHFKKVLEEIVSHFTKLGVVLEGIISECLGLPPDFLSNYRNDRSRDSLMGLHYFPATEDDNTGKPAHEDPGCFTILYQDEIGGLQVHKDEHWIPIPPSKDKLVVNIGDVIQVLSNNKFKSATHKVVRPIETNRYSYVFFYNVQGDKWIEPLPQFTKEIGESPKYRGFVFEEYHELRFRNRSHPPARPEDLIHITHYSISN; translated from the exons ATGGCTAGTTTTGATATTCCAACAATTGATGTTTCTCCATTTTTTAAATCAGAGGAAAATGAAGGAGCAAAAAAGAAGGCCATTGAGCAAATTAGAGAAGCTTGTGTTAGCTATGGTTTCTTTCAAATTGTGAATCACGGAATTCCTTCTGACTTGTTGAGCAGAACCATCGATATGTATAAGACTTTCTTTGCCTGTTCCGATGAAGAAAAACAGTGTGTACctgataattatttaaaaagcaCACCGAATTCAGCTGAGACTTTTGAGCACTTGTGGTTTCGTTTTCCATTCTCTGGCTTCAATAACTGCCGCAGCATTACACCTCATTTCAA GAAAGTATTGGAGGAGATTGTTTCCCATTTCACAAAATTAGGAGTTGTGTTGGAAGGGATCATAAGTGAGTGTCTTGGACTCCCTCCTGACTTCCTCTCAAACTACAGAAATGATCGTTCTCGGGACTCGTTGATGGGGCTGCACTACTTTCCAGCGACAGAAGATGACAACACAGGAAAACCTGCGCATGAAGATCCTGGCTGCTTCACTATTCTCTACCAGGATGAAATCGGAGGCCTTCAGGTGCACAAAGATGAGCACTGGATACCCATACCGCCTTCCAAAGACAAACTAGTTGTTAACATTGGTGATGTCATTCAG GTGCTAAGCAACAATAAATTCAAGAGTGCAACTCACAAAGTAGTGAGACCAATTGAAACAAACCGTTACTCGTACGTGTTCTTCTATAATGTGCAAGGAGACAAGTGGATTGAGCCATTACCACAATTTACAAAGGAAATTGGAGAGTCTCCCAAGTATAGAGGATTCGTGTTTGAAGAATATCATGAGTTGAGATTCAGAAACAGGAGTCATCCACCAGCTAGACCTGAAGATCTCATCCATATAACACACTACTCAATTTCTAATTAG
- the LOC107012635 gene encoding protein DOWNY MILDEW RESISTANCE 6-like, with product MASFDIPTIDVSPFIRSDENEEGKKKAIEQMREACVNYGFFQIANHGIPLDLLSRIMDMYKTFFACSDEEKLSVPSDNYFKSTKKSAGTYEQLLFHLSSSGFNVCPENPPHFKQVLEEMASRFTNLGFVLGRIISECLGIPPNFLANYRNDQAKDFLLGIHYSPATEAENVGKSAHKDPGCITILYQPEVGGLQVQKDEQWIPIAPSKHKLVVNIGDVIQVLSNNKFKSATHRVIRPRETIRYSCAFFFNVQGDKWIEPLPQCTKEIGESPKYRGFIFKEYVQRRRRDETHPPARPEDHFNISHYSISN from the exons ATGGCTAGTTTTGATATTCCAACAATTGATGTTTCTCCATTCATTAGATcagatgaaaatgaagaagggAAAAAGAAGGCGATTGAGCAAATGAGAGAAGCTTGTGTTAACTATGGCTTCTTCCAAATTGCGAATCACGGAATTCCTTTGGATTTGTTGAGCAGAATCATGGATATGTACAAGACTTTCTTTGCTTGTTCAGATGAAGAAAAACTATCGGTACCTTCTGATAACTATTTCAAAAGCACAAAGAAATCAGCTGGGACTTATGAGCAGCTACTGTTTCATCTTTCATCCTCTGGTTTCAACGTCTGCCCCGAAAATCCACCTCATTTCAA GCAAGTATTGGAGGAGATGGCTTCACGTTTCACAAATTTAGGATTTGTATTGGGGAGAATCATAAGTGAGTGTCTGGGCATCCCTCCTAACTTCCTAGCAAACTACAGAAATGATCAGGCTAAGGATTTCTTGCTCGGCATCCACTACAGTCCAGCGACAGAAGCTGAGAACGTAGGAAAATCCGCACACAAAGATCCTGGCTGCATCACCATTCTCTACCAGCCTGAAGTTGGAGGTCTTCAGGTGCAGAAAGATGAACAGTGGATTCCCATAGCGCCTTCGAAACACAAACTAGTAGTTAATATTGGTGATGTCATTCAG GTGCTAAGCAACAATAAATTCAAGAGTGCAACGCACAGGGTGATCAGACCAAGAGAAACAATCCGTTACTCGTGTGCTTTCTTCTTCAACGTGCAAGGAGACAAGTGGATTGAGCCATTACCACAGTGTACCAAGGAAATTGGAGAATCGCCCAAGTACAGAGGATTCATCTTTAAAGAATATGTGCAGCGGAGACGCAGAGACGAGACTCATCCACCAGCTAGACCTGAAGATCATTTCAACATATCCCACTACTCAATTTCTAATTAG